The genomic segment TCCCCGCAACGCCAAGGCCCATATCGGCATCGTGCCCCAGGAAGTTTATTTTGACGCCTTTTTCACCCCCCGGGAAATGCTGGAATTGCAGGCGGGATATTACAATATCCCCAAATCCCGGCGGCGCAGTGATGAAATCCTGGAAATCCTGCGGCTCAGCGACAAAGCCAATGCCTATTCCCGCACCCTTTCCGGCGGTATGAAACGGCGCCTTCTGGTGGGCAAGGCCATGGTCCACAATCCGCCCATTCTGGTGCTGGACGAACCCACGGCCGGGGTTGATGTGGAACTGCGCCAACAGCTCTGGGACTATGTCCGGGATCTGAATGCGCGCGGCGTGACCATTGTGCTGACCACCCATTATCTGGAAGAAGCTGAAGAACTCTGCGACCGGATCGCCATCATCAATCATGGGGAGGTGGTAATTTGCGATACCACGCCTAATCTGCTGCGGCAACTGGATGAAAAAGTGGTCATTATTCAGCCAGCCACGCCCTTGTGCGAGGTACCGGAACCGTTACGCGACCTGAATGCCAGCCTTCGCGAGGACGGCGCATTGCTGATTCATTTCAGCCCCAGCGCCATCAATGTGGGGGAAATCCTGAAACGGGTGCAACAGGCTGGTATCGACATCATTGACCTGTCCACCCGGGAAAGCGATCTGGAGGATATTTTCCTGCAGCTCACCCGGAGCGCAGACATGCGCGCCGAAGGATAACCCTCCCTGCCGGAAATTTCCGGCCGGAAGAAAACAACGATTTCAGGAAGCCACAGGGAATCGAGCCAACAGGAAAACAAAAATGCCGGAAAATCATGTTTTTGATGTATTGGTGATTGGCAGCGGCGCATCGGGCCTGAGCCTGGCGTTACGGGTGGCGTCCCGCGCCAAAGTCGCCGTGTTGTCCAAAAACAAATTATCTTCAGGCAGCACCAGCTGGGCGCAGGGGGGAATCGCCGCCGTCCTGCATAACCGCGATACCATGGAATCCCACATCGAAGACACCATGAATGCCGGGGCGGGATTGTGCCACCGGGACGCCGTATCCTTTATGGTAGAGCGTGGCCCCGCCGCCATTAACTGGCTCACGGAGCAGGGCGTGCATTTCACCACCCGGGAAGAAATCGACGGCCGCGATTCCTTTGTGGAAAAGGAATATCATCTGACCCAGGAAGGCGGCCATTCCTTCCGCCGGGTGATTCACGCTGCCGACGCCACCGGCAAGGCCATCCAAAGCTCCCTTGAGGACAAGGCCCGGGCGCACCCCAATATCACCCTGTTTGAGAATCACATGGCGGTGGACCTGGTCAGCAATAAAAACCCCGATCCCAAAAAACGCAAATGCATCGGGGCCTATGTGCTGGACACCCGGCACGGCAGAGTGGAAACCTTTCGCGCCAAAATGACAGTATTGGCCACAGGCGGGGCAAGCAGGGTTTATCTGTACACCTCCAATCCGGATGGCTCCACCGGCGACGGCATTGCGCTGGCCTGGCGGTTCGGCT from the Luteithermobacter gelatinilyticus genome contains:
- a CDS encoding ABC transporter ATP-binding protein, with the translated sequence MTQSPSSATDFPPHPAGTNAANTATTASKVSGKVSGKISGDAAASVDADLAIEIRGLEKVYAGGRGTAPKRALKGIDLSIPKGSIFGLLGPNGAGKSTTINILAGLVRKTAGTARIWGFDIDEHPRNAKAHIGIVPQEVYFDAFFTPREMLELQAGYYNIPKSRRRSDEILEILRLSDKANAYSRTLSGGMKRRLLVGKAMVHNPPILVLDEPTAGVDVELRQQLWDYVRDLNARGVTIVLTTHYLEEAEELCDRIAIINHGEVVICDTTPNLLRQLDEKVVIIQPATPLCEVPEPLRDLNASLREDGALLIHFSPSAINVGEILKRVQQAGIDIIDLSTRESDLEDIFLQLTRSADMRAEG